From the Microbacterium sp. W4I4 genome, one window contains:
- a CDS encoding sensor histidine kinase, with the protein MSTLSDLVHAQGILTDADVEWLHRLAGDGQLLADLASADIVMWIQTSDGSFVAVTHSRPSGAATLFYRDIVGEKVRPQWRTQVQSAFESGAIVDSSSPDWFEEIPTRVRAVPIMRNQGDRVILGVLTRHTNLGEARMPSRQQISFDECASDLFRMITSGEFPDLAAPTAPRRGAPRASDGLIRLDVDGITTFASPNALSAFNRMGFDDELEGESLAEVTTRIIPPSRQVDESLPVVVTGRAPWRTDMEARGVTVSLRAIPLKDHGTRIGAIVLCRDVSELRHQEQELITKDATIREIHHRVKNNLQTVGSLLRIQARRTHSDEAREALTQAMRRVEAIAVVHDTLASGLSQTVDFDEVFDRVLKLVAEVAAAPNTRARTQLEGRFGVLPSEYATPLALALTEVVTNAVEHGLAGREGIVRIEAVRTSEQLRVKVIDTGHGLVDGRVGQGLGTQIVRTLIQGELSGTIEWKGREGEGTEVTIDIPMRWITA; encoded by the coding sequence GTGTCAACGCTCAGTGATCTCGTCCACGCCCAAGGCATCCTGACCGACGCCGACGTGGAATGGCTCCACCGACTCGCCGGTGACGGTCAGCTGCTCGCCGACCTCGCCTCGGCAGACATCGTGATGTGGATCCAGACCTCCGACGGCTCGTTCGTCGCCGTGACGCATTCCCGACCCAGCGGTGCGGCCACGCTCTTCTACCGCGACATCGTCGGCGAGAAGGTGCGGCCCCAGTGGCGCACGCAGGTGCAGTCCGCGTTCGAGTCCGGCGCGATCGTCGATTCCTCCTCACCGGACTGGTTCGAGGAGATACCGACCAGGGTCCGTGCGGTGCCGATCATGCGCAACCAGGGGGACCGGGTCATCCTGGGCGTCCTGACCCGGCACACGAACCTCGGCGAGGCGCGGATGCCGTCGCGCCAGCAGATCAGCTTCGACGAGTGCGCGAGCGACCTGTTCCGCATGATCACCTCGGGCGAGTTCCCCGACCTCGCAGCTCCCACCGCACCTCGTCGTGGCGCTCCCCGCGCATCGGACGGACTGATTCGACTGGACGTCGACGGTATCACCACCTTCGCCAGCCCGAACGCGCTGTCCGCCTTCAACCGGATGGGCTTCGATGACGAGCTGGAGGGGGAGTCCCTCGCCGAAGTGACCACCAGGATCATCCCGCCCTCGCGGCAGGTGGACGAGTCGCTGCCGGTCGTCGTGACCGGACGTGCTCCTTGGCGCACCGATATGGAGGCGCGCGGCGTGACCGTGTCTCTGCGCGCCATCCCGCTGAAGGACCATGGCACCCGGATCGGTGCGATCGTCCTCTGCCGGGACGTGTCCGAGCTCCGGCATCAGGAGCAGGAGCTGATCACCAAGGACGCCACGATCCGCGAGATCCACCACCGCGTCAAGAACAACCTGCAGACCGTCGGGTCGCTGCTGCGCATCCAGGCGCGCCGCACCCACTCCGATGAGGCGCGCGAGGCACTGACCCAGGCGATGCGTCGGGTGGAGGCCATCGCGGTCGTGCACGACACGCTCGCCAGCGGACTGTCGCAGACCGTCGACTTCGACGAGGTCTTCGATCGGGTGCTCAAGCTCGTCGCCGAGGTCGCCGCAGCGCCCAACACGCGAGCACGCACGCAGTTGGAGGGACGCTTCGGGGTTCTCCCGAGCGAGTACGCGACTCCGCTCGCCCTCGCGCTCACCGAAGTGGTGACCAATGCGGTCGAGCACGGCCTGGCGGGCCGGGAGGGCATCGTGCGCATCGAAGCCGTCCGCACGTCGGAGCAGCTGCGGGTGAAGGTGATCGACACCGGCCACGGTCTCGTCGACGGCAGGGTGGGCCAGGGACTGGGCACCCAGATCGTGCGGACCCTGATCCAAGGCGAGCTCAGCGGCACCATCGAATGGAAGGGCCGCGAAGGCGAGGGCACCGAGGTGACCATCGACATCCCGATGCGGTGGATCACGGCCTGA
- a CDS encoding P-loop NTPase, whose protein sequence is MTSVVIVAPGEDAAMMASDLELEGVDVRRIDPSGLRDVALAEVDALLIAMTRGALTPDLVSSCDRAGVRILPIGDADSRIVSRFGLGAPLPYDTPAWRIVQLLASAPEISDAAPQRPSRVLAVWGAHGAPGRSTVAIQLAVELSRAGRRTALVDADSVAPSIALQLGLGDDAPGLAAACRRAELGTLDAAELSRLSSPVETSGGTLEVLGGLNRPGRWPELGAARVRTTLAACRTWVDETVVDVSAEFEEDDDPLDPGAPARHAATASALMEADAVVAVLSADPLGVSRFVRGYAELKHLVSGTPITVVANRVRPGPLGIDARGQVRRTLDRFAGIEDVSFLPEDQRAADAAALHARAIADVSPRSPLVSAVRRVASGLRPRDEVTAGNSRGSSRAARRLR, encoded by the coding sequence ATGACCTCCGTCGTGATCGTCGCCCCTGGCGAGGACGCCGCGATGATGGCATCCGATCTCGAACTCGAAGGCGTCGACGTCCGCCGAATCGATCCTTCCGGGCTGCGCGATGTCGCGCTGGCGGAGGTGGATGCGCTTCTGATCGCAATGACTCGCGGAGCGCTCACCCCCGATCTGGTGAGCTCGTGCGATCGTGCCGGGGTGCGGATCCTCCCCATCGGGGATGCCGATTCCCGGATCGTCTCGCGATTCGGGCTGGGTGCGCCCCTCCCCTACGACACTCCCGCGTGGCGGATCGTCCAGCTGCTGGCATCGGCGCCCGAGATCTCGGATGCCGCCCCGCAGCGGCCCTCCCGTGTGCTCGCCGTCTGGGGAGCGCACGGGGCGCCCGGCCGCTCCACCGTGGCGATCCAGCTGGCCGTGGAGCTGTCCCGGGCGGGCCGACGCACGGCGCTGGTGGATGCCGACAGCGTGGCCCCGTCCATCGCCCTGCAGCTCGGCCTGGGCGACGACGCACCCGGGCTCGCCGCCGCCTGCCGGCGCGCGGAGCTCGGCACCCTGGACGCTGCCGAACTGTCGCGTCTGTCCTCACCGGTGGAGACGTCCGGCGGGACCCTCGAGGTCCTCGGCGGCTTGAACCGACCCGGCAGATGGCCCGAGCTCGGTGCAGCACGAGTGCGCACGACGCTCGCCGCATGCCGCACCTGGGTCGACGAGACCGTCGTGGACGTGTCCGCCGAGTTCGAGGAGGACGACGACCCCCTCGACCCGGGAGCGCCGGCCAGGCACGCGGCGACCGCGTCAGCCCTGATGGAAGCGGATGCCGTGGTGGCGGTGCTCTCCGCCGATCCTCTGGGTGTCAGCCGCTTCGTCCGCGGTTACGCCGAGCTGAAGCACCTCGTGAGCGGCACGCCGATCACCGTGGTCGCGAATCGCGTGCGTCCCGGACCGCTCGGCATCGATGCACGCGGCCAGGTCCGCCGCACACTCGACCGGTTCGCGGGGATCGAGGACGTGTCGTTCCTGCCCGAGGACCAGCGCGCCGCGGATGCAGCGGCGCTGCATGCCAGGGCGATCGCCGATGTGTCGCCGCGATCGCCGCTGGTGTCGGCCGTGCGTCGCGTGGCCTCAGGTCTGCGGCCACGCGACGAAGTCACTGCCGGTAACTCGCGAGGAAGTTCCCGAGCCGCTCGACGGCTTCGCTGA
- a CDS encoding pyridoxal phosphate-dependent aminotransferase, producing MTRRTLDQSSKLKNVLYEIRGKALVEAARLEAEGHQILKLNTGNPATFGFEAPHQIVRDMLAALPTAHGYSDSKGIISARRAVVSRYEEIPDFPRFDPDDVYLGNGVSELITMVMQALLDEGDEVLIPAPDYPLWTAMTSLAGGTPVHYLCDEDNGWQPDLEDIRAKVTPQTKAIVIINPNNPTGAVYSREVLEGLVQIARENQLLLLSDEIYDRILFDDAKHIPTATLAPDLLCLTFNGLSKTYRVAGFRSGWVVITGPKSHAHGFLEGITLLASTRLCPNVPAQHAVQAALGGVQSIDALIAPSGRLHEQRDIAWRGLEAIPGVSCVKPEGALYAFPRLDPNVHEIRDDAKLVYDLLVSEKILMVQGTGFNWPNPDHLRVVTLPEPRVLSEAVERLGNFLASYRQ from the coding sequence ATGACCAGGCGCACACTGGACCAGTCGTCCAAGCTCAAGAACGTTCTCTACGAGATCAGGGGCAAGGCACTGGTCGAGGCCGCGCGCCTGGAGGCCGAAGGACATCAGATCCTCAAGCTGAACACCGGCAATCCCGCCACCTTCGGCTTCGAAGCACCGCACCAGATCGTGCGCGACATGCTCGCCGCGCTGCCGACCGCGCACGGCTACAGCGACAGCAAGGGCATCATCTCCGCGCGTCGCGCCGTGGTGAGCCGTTACGAGGAGATCCCGGATTTCCCCCGCTTCGACCCCGATGACGTCTATCTCGGCAACGGCGTGTCGGAGCTGATCACGATGGTCATGCAGGCGCTGCTCGACGAGGGCGACGAGGTCCTGATCCCCGCGCCGGACTACCCGCTGTGGACGGCGATGACCTCCCTCGCCGGTGGCACCCCGGTGCACTACCTGTGCGACGAGGACAACGGCTGGCAGCCGGACCTCGAGGACATCCGCGCGAAGGTGACGCCCCAGACGAAGGCGATCGTCATCATCAACCCGAACAATCCCACCGGCGCGGTGTACTCGCGCGAGGTGCTGGAAGGGCTGGTGCAGATCGCGCGAGAGAATCAGCTGCTGCTGCTCTCGGATGAGATCTACGACCGGATCCTCTTCGACGATGCGAAGCACATCCCCACCGCGACGCTTGCGCCCGATCTGCTGTGTCTGACCTTCAACGGCCTGTCCAAGACCTACCGCGTCGCCGGATTCCGCTCGGGCTGGGTCGTGATCACCGGGCCGAAGTCCCATGCGCACGGCTTCCTGGAGGGCATCACCCTGCTCGCCTCGACACGGCTGTGCCCGAACGTCCCCGCCCAGCACGCCGTGCAGGCGGCCCTCGGCGGGGTGCAGTCGATCGATGCGCTCATCGCGCCGTCCGGACGTCTCCACGAGCAGCGTGACATCGCGTGGCGCGGGCTGGAGGCGATTCCCGGGGTGAGCTGCGTGAAGCCGGAAGGCGCGCTGTACGCGTTCCCGAGGCTGGACCCGAACGTGCACGAGATCCGCGACGACGCGAAGCTCGTCTACGACCTCCTGGTGTCCGAGAAGATCCTGATGGTGCAGGGCACCGGCTTCAACTGGCCGAACCCCGACCATCTGCGCGTCGTCACCCTGCCCGAGCCCCGAGTCCTCAGCGAAGCCGTCGAGCGGCTCGGGAACTTCCTCGCGAGTTACCGGCAGTGA
- a CDS encoding sigma-70 family RNA polymerase sigma factor, whose product MQATLIRRERDISSADPLARLDWPVMDDTVSGDPRRDFEEQAIPFMDQLYAAAMRMTRNPADAADLVQETFVKAFAAWSSFSQGTNLKAWLYRILTNTYINIYRKRQREPYQGTIDELEDWQMGGAESTTATHSRSAEAEAIDRMPASVVKDALQEVPEDFRLAVYLADVEGFSYQEIADIMKTPIGTVMSRLHRGRRMLRELLADYAAERGIAGARSRSEK is encoded by the coding sequence ATGCAGGCGACGCTGATACGCCGTGAGAGAGACATATCCAGTGCCGACCCACTCGCCCGCCTAGACTGGCCGGTGATGGACGACACAGTATCCGGCGATCCTCGACGCGATTTCGAGGAGCAGGCGATCCCCTTCATGGATCAGCTCTACGCGGCGGCCATGCGCATGACGCGCAACCCGGCCGACGCCGCTGACCTGGTGCAGGAGACCTTCGTGAAGGCGTTCGCGGCATGGTCGTCGTTCTCGCAGGGCACCAACCTCAAGGCGTGGCTGTACCGCATCCTCACCAACACATACATCAACATCTATCGCAAGCGGCAGCGCGAGCCGTACCAGGGCACGATCGACGAGCTCGAGGACTGGCAGATGGGCGGGGCGGAATCCACCACCGCCACGCACAGCCGCTCGGCCGAGGCCGAGGCGATCGATCGCATGCCCGCATCCGTCGTCAAGGATGCACTGCAGGAGGTGCCGGAGGACTTCCGTCTGGCCGTGTACCTCGCCGACGTCGAGGGATTCTCCTACCAGGAGATCGCCGACATCATGAAGACACCCATCGGCACCGTCATGAGCCGTCTGCACAGGGGCAGGCGGATGCTGCGGGAGCTGCTGGCGGACTATGCCGCCGAGCGAGGGATCGCCGGCGCCAGATCGAGGAGCGAGAAATGA
- the aroA gene encoding 3-phosphoshikimate 1-carboxyvinyltransferase: MSTQRYSPSPPRGAYIAPGSDLPVHASVSIPGSKSLTNRELMIAAIADGPGLLVRPLHSDDSRRMVEALRQLGVGIEEVPSDGEFGPDLRVTPAPLHGGVTIHCGQAGTVMRFIAPLAGLASDDVHVTADANALHRPMGALITGLRDLGVDVDDEGTWSLPFTIRGHGRIRGGRLEIDASDSSQFVSGLLLAAPRFDVGLHLVHTGDHLPSLPHIDMTIESLSRRGIRIERPAVGEWLVEAGVPRAKDVAIEPDLSNAAPFVAAALVTGGEVTVGGWPLHSTQPGALLPDILHAMGAHTTRHGGALTVRAGDGIRGLDLDLSAASELTPTIVGLAAFADAPTTIRGVGHIRTHETDRIAALIGNLRALGGEAEELPDGLRVIPRTLHGGTWPAHHDHRMATTGALIGLRVPGVEIDDIGTTTKTLPEFTMLWERMLRGTRA; encoded by the coding sequence ATGAGCACTCAACGGTATTCCCCTTCCCCGCCTCGGGGTGCGTACATCGCACCGGGCAGCGACCTGCCCGTGCACGCCTCCGTGAGCATTCCGGGCTCGAAATCCCTCACGAATCGCGAGCTGATGATCGCCGCGATCGCAGACGGCCCTGGTCTCCTCGTGCGACCGCTGCACTCCGATGACTCCCGCCGCATGGTCGAGGCGCTTCGTCAGCTCGGCGTCGGCATCGAGGAGGTGCCGTCCGATGGCGAGTTCGGTCCCGACCTACGGGTCACGCCCGCTCCCCTGCACGGCGGGGTGACGATCCACTGCGGTCAGGCCGGCACGGTGATGCGCTTCATCGCCCCTCTGGCCGGTCTCGCCTCCGACGACGTGCACGTGACGGCGGACGCGAACGCGCTGCACCGCCCCATGGGTGCGCTGATCACCGGACTGCGCGATCTGGGCGTCGACGTCGACGACGAGGGCACCTGGTCGCTGCCGTTCACCATCCGCGGTCACGGCCGCATCCGCGGCGGACGTCTCGAGATCGACGCGTCCGACTCCAGTCAGTTCGTCTCGGGACTGCTGCTGGCGGCTCCCCGCTTCGACGTCGGCCTGCACCTGGTGCACACCGGCGACCACCTGCCGAGCCTGCCGCACATCGACATGACCATCGAGTCGCTCAGCCGTCGTGGCATCCGCATCGAGCGCCCCGCGGTCGGCGAGTGGCTCGTCGAGGCCGGCGTCCCGCGCGCCAAGGACGTCGCCATCGAGCCGGATCTGTCCAATGCCGCGCCGTTCGTGGCGGCGGCGCTGGTCACCGGCGGTGAGGTAACCGTCGGCGGCTGGCCGCTGCACTCCACCCAGCCAGGCGCCCTGCTGCCCGACATCCTGCATGCCATGGGTGCGCACACGACTCGACACGGCGGTGCACTGACCGTCCGCGCCGGCGACGGCATCCGCGGTCTGGATCTCGATCTGTCGGCCGCGAGCGAGTTGACCCCGACGATCGTCGGCCTGGCGGCGTTCGCCGACGCCCCGACCACGATCCGCGGCGTCGGCCACATCCGCACGCACGAGACCGATCGCATCGCCGCTCTGATCGGAAACCTGCGGGCCCTCGGCGGCGAGGCCGAGGAGCTGCCGGACGGACTGCGCGTCATCCCGCGCACGCTGCACGGCGGCACGTGGCCCGCGCATCACGATCACCGCATGGCGACCACGGGGGCTCTGATCGGCCTGCGCGTGCCCGGAGTCGAGATCGACGACATCGGCACGACGACCAAGACGCTGCCCGAGTTCACGATGCTGTGGGAGCGGATGCTGAGGGGCACCCGCGCGTGA
- a CDS encoding Rv3235 family protein, whose protein sequence is MMTTTSSEYFEPQPTSAAQLPDPIPLLRSLTQGALEVLAGVRDVEQLARWLSEDAFRALAARANLSARARSARGVAPTRPTFEILSIRESAPADGIVEAVVVVAGPGRTRAVAIRLEGLDSRWRASSFAVL, encoded by the coding sequence ATGATGACGACGACGTCGAGTGAGTACTTCGAGCCGCAGCCCACCTCGGCTGCGCAGCTGCCCGACCCGATCCCGCTGCTGCGGAGTCTCACGCAAGGAGCTCTCGAGGTGCTCGCGGGCGTCCGTGACGTCGAGCAGCTGGCGCGCTGGCTCAGCGAGGACGCCTTCCGCGCGCTTGCCGCACGGGCCAACCTCTCCGCCCGTGCCCGCAGTGCGCGCGGCGTCGCTCCCACCAGGCCGACATTCGAGATCCTCTCGATCCGGGAGAGCGCACCCGCCGACGGCATCGTCGAGGCGGTCGTCGTCGTGGCGGGACCGGGCCGCACACGGGCCGTCGCGATCCGCCTGGAAGGGCTCGACAGCAGGTGGCGGGCCAGCTCGTTCGCGGTTCTCTGA
- a CDS encoding WhiB family transcriptional regulator: MDWRDKAACLTVDPELFFPVGNTGPAVDQIEKAKAVCATCTVTEICLQYALESGQDSGVWGGLSEDERRALKRRAARARRAG, encoded by the coding sequence ATGGACTGGCGCGATAAAGCGGCCTGCCTGACCGTCGACCCCGAACTGTTCTTCCCCGTCGGGAACACCGGTCCGGCCGTCGATCAGATCGAGAAGGCGAAGGCCGTCTGCGCCACCTGCACCGTCACGGAGATCTGCCTGCAGTACGCCCTGGAGTCCGGCCAGGACTCGGGCGTGTGGGGCGGGCTCTCGGAGGACGAGCGCCGCGCTCTCAAGCGTCGTGCGGCTCGCGCGCGCCGCGCCGGCTGA
- a CDS encoding GNAT family N-acetyltransferase: protein MTSTDARTVPADATSAERLKDGGYEYRVVDISDEDESARFARATQRGFLGAEPTFAEITEMRATWAERRNVGVYPQGAEADELPVGTVNSWVADMTVPGGSIPMWAISMVTVSATHRRRGIARGLLEGELRAAASAGIPMAGLTVTEATIYGRYGFGPAIQAARVVVDTRTAGWAAPAAPGRLEYVDKALLAIDLDAVHERARSARTGQIPGWSRRWLGLAGITADGAKTDAAVRGIRYLDADGRLRGAMSFSLQEPPNSHHSTMTIRHLVAETDEAQRALWGFAVNHDLVDRVESALRPTDDPILHLVADQRSVEVALHDHGWLRLLDVPAALRGRRFAGPADVVLRVTDPYGFADGAWRVRVDASGAASVEETTAAADVTLGVAELSTVYAGGVPLSQLAAAGRVNGEADAVSALSHALHTDPAPFVSIWY, encoded by the coding sequence GTGACTTCGACAGACGCGCGCACAGTACCCGCAGACGCGACCTCCGCGGAGAGGCTGAAGGACGGCGGGTACGAGTACCGCGTCGTCGACATCTCGGACGAGGACGAGTCGGCCCGATTCGCCCGCGCCACCCAGCGCGGCTTCCTCGGTGCCGAGCCCACGTTCGCGGAGATCACCGAGATGCGGGCCACCTGGGCCGAACGACGCAATGTCGGTGTGTATCCGCAGGGCGCGGAGGCCGACGAGCTTCCCGTCGGCACCGTGAACTCCTGGGTGGCGGACATGACCGTGCCCGGCGGCAGCATCCCCATGTGGGCCATCAGCATGGTCACCGTCTCGGCGACCCACCGACGCCGCGGGATCGCCCGCGGACTGCTCGAGGGCGAGCTGCGCGCGGCGGCTTCGGCCGGGATCCCGATGGCGGGGCTCACGGTCACCGAGGCGACCATCTACGGACGCTACGGCTTCGGCCCGGCGATCCAGGCCGCTCGAGTCGTCGTCGACACCCGGACGGCCGGATGGGCGGCGCCCGCCGCTCCCGGTCGGCTGGAGTACGTGGACAAGGCGCTGCTCGCGATCGACCTCGACGCCGTGCATGAGAGGGCGCGATCCGCGCGCACCGGGCAGATCCCCGGATGGAGTCGCCGCTGGCTCGGCCTGGCGGGGATCACCGCGGACGGCGCCAAGACGGACGCGGCCGTGCGCGGCATCCGCTACCTGGATGCCGACGGCAGGCTGCGCGGTGCGATGTCCTTCAGCTTGCAGGAGCCTCCGAACTCCCACCACAGCACGATGACGATCCGCCACCTGGTGGCGGAGACGGACGAGGCGCAGCGCGCGCTGTGGGGCTTCGCCGTGAACCATGACCTGGTCGACCGGGTGGAGTCCGCATTGCGCCCCACAGACGATCCCATCCTGCACCTCGTGGCAGACCAGCGCTCGGTCGAGGTCGCCCTGCACGATCACGGCTGGCTGCGGCTGCTGGACGTGCCGGCCGCCCTGCGGGGACGTCGTTTCGCGGGACCAGCGGACGTGGTCCTGCGCGTCACCGACCCCTACGGGTTCGCCGACGGCGCCTGGCGCGTCCGCGTGGACGCCTCGGGCGCGGCATCCGTCGAGGAGACGACCGCTGCCGCGGATGTGACTCTGGGCGTGGCGGAGTTGTCGACCGTGTACGCCGGGGGAGTGCCGTTGAGTCAGCTCGCGGCCGCGGGACGCGTCAACGGGGAAGCGGATGCGGTGTCGGCGCTGAGCCATGCACTGCACACCGATCCCGCACCCTTCGTCAGCATCTGGTACTGA
- the rsgA gene encoding ribosome small subunit-dependent GTPase A gives MSWLGDDDELDDFEEFDEGSIRTRPNPKANRPRTKRRPAHEDARIGRILGVDRGRYSVLIDEGRTDERMVTSTRARELRRTPIVTGDLARVVGDTSGDEGTLSRIVGLVDRTSLLRRSADDTDQVERVIVANADQMLIVVAAADPEPRTRLVDRYLVAALDAGIRPLLVVTKTDLADPAAFLSHFDGLDLTVFTSARGQMPVDEIGAELIGRSTVFVGHSGVGKSTLVNALVPGAGRATGHVNEVTGRGRHTSSSTVSLRYTTPNGSGWVIDTPGVRSFGLGHVDPANILAAYTELAEIAEECPRGCTHLPDAEDCALNEAAAAGRLSDTGKDRLESLQRLLTTFGDSPRSGG, from the coding sequence GTGAGCTGGCTGGGCGACGACGATGAGCTCGACGACTTCGAGGAGTTCGACGAGGGCAGCATCCGCACGCGTCCCAACCCGAAGGCCAACCGACCGCGCACCAAGCGCCGCCCGGCCCATGAGGACGCCCGCATCGGCCGGATCCTCGGCGTCGACCGCGGGCGCTACAGCGTCCTGATCGACGAGGGCCGGACCGACGAGCGCATGGTGACGTCGACGAGGGCACGCGAGTTGCGGCGCACCCCGATCGTCACCGGCGATCTCGCGCGCGTGGTCGGCGACACCTCCGGAGACGAGGGCACGCTCTCCCGCATCGTCGGACTCGTGGATCGCACCTCGCTGCTGCGCCGCAGCGCCGATGACACCGACCAGGTCGAGCGGGTGATCGTCGCCAACGCCGATCAGATGCTCATCGTCGTCGCGGCGGCCGACCCCGAGCCGCGCACACGTCTCGTGGACCGCTACCTGGTCGCTGCGCTGGATGCCGGCATCCGCCCGCTCCTGGTCGTCACCAAGACCGATCTGGCCGATCCGGCGGCCTTCCTCTCGCACTTCGACGGTCTCGACCTCACGGTGTTCACGAGCGCTCGCGGGCAGATGCCGGTGGACGAGATCGGCGCAGAGCTGATCGGACGCTCGACGGTCTTCGTGGGACACTCCGGCGTGGGCAAGTCGACCCTGGTGAATGCTCTCGTCCCGGGCGCAGGGCGCGCCACAGGCCACGTCAACGAGGTCACCGGGCGCGGACGTCACACCTCCTCCTCCACGGTCTCCCTGCGCTACACGACGCCGAACGGCAGCGGCTGGGTCATCGACACACCCGGGGTGCGGTCGTTCGGTCTCGGACACGTCGATCCCGCCAACATCCTCGCCGCCTACACGGAACTCGCAGAGATCGCCGAGGAATGTCCGCGCGGGTGCACGCACTTGCCGGATGCCGAGGACTGCGCCCTCAACGAGGCCGCCGCCGCAGGGCGGCTGAGCGACACCGGGAAGGACCGTCTTGAGTCGCTGCAGCGCCTGCTCACGACCTTCGGAGACTCGCCGCGATCCGGCGGATAG
- a CDS encoding zf-HC2 domain-containing protein → MSDCGCDKARRDLEEYLRNEVCNTEHTEIREHLENCQSCKDEALVATTLTEVIARACRETAPEELREQVFARLKVAQASSH, encoded by the coding sequence ATGAGTGACTGCGGCTGTGACAAGGCCCGTCGTGACCTGGAGGAGTACCTCCGCAACGAGGTGTGCAACACCGAGCACACCGAGATCCGCGAGCACCTCGAGAACTGCCAGTCCTGCAAGGACGAGGCGCTCGTCGCCACGACACTGACCGAGGTCATCGCGCGCGCGTGCCGCGAGACCGCACCCGAAGAGCTGCGCGAGCAGGTCTTCGCACGACTGAAGGTCGCACAGGCCTCGTCCCACTGA
- the bcp gene encoding thioredoxin-dependent thiol peroxidase, translated as MRLEPGTPAPDFTLSDQDGSRVSLADLRGRKVILYFYPAAMTPGCTTQACDFRDSISSLQGAGYTVIGVSRDEPAKLREFRERDALTFELLSDPDHAVHTAYGVWGEKMNYGKVIEGVIRSTFVIDEQGVIELAQYNVKATGHVARLRKTLGIDA; from the coding sequence ATGCGCCTGGAACCCGGTACCCCTGCTCCCGACTTCACCCTCTCCGATCAGGACGGCTCCCGCGTCTCGCTGGCGGATCTGCGCGGCCGGAAGGTCATCCTGTACTTCTATCCCGCCGCGATGACCCCGGGCTGCACCACGCAGGCCTGCGACTTCCGCGACAGCATCTCCTCGCTGCAGGGCGCCGGCTACACCGTGATCGGCGTCTCCCGCGACGAGCCGGCCAAGCTGCGCGAGTTCCGCGAGCGCGACGCACTGACCTTCGAGCTGCTCAGCGATCCCGATCACGCCGTGCACACGGCCTACGGCGTCTGGGGCGAGAAGATGAACTACGGCAAGGTCATCGAGGGTGTGATCCGCTCGACTTTCGTCATCGACGAGCAGGGCGTGATCGAGCTCGCCCAGTACAACGTCAAGGCCACCGGCCATGTGGCGCGACTGCGCAAGACCCTCGGCATCGACGCCTGA
- a CDS encoding helix-turn-helix domain-containing protein, whose product MPEPSESAPRFLAPAQVAELLCIEVDEVIDLVQHGRLRGSQLGSPARWRVEESSLAEYLSEQSEEARRMALWRQANEASFPELWGTTPYRRD is encoded by the coding sequence ATGCCCGAACCATCCGAGTCGGCTCCGCGCTTCCTCGCACCCGCGCAGGTCGCCGAGCTTCTCTGCATCGAAGTCGATGAAGTCATCGACCTCGTGCAGCACGGACGCCTGCGCGGGTCGCAGCTCGGGTCGCCGGCGCGCTGGCGCGTCGAGGAGTCCAGCCTCGCCGAGTACCTCTCGGAGCAGTCCGAGGAGGCCAGGCGCATGGCACTGTGGCGGCAGGCGAACGAGGCCAGCTTCCCAGAGCTGTGGGGCACCACACCGTATCGACGGGACTGA